In Thermodesulfobacteriota bacterium, one DNA window encodes the following:
- a CDS encoding DUF362 domain-containing protein: MSAGGEPSRHVRVARVQCEEYAAAGEALRRALELLAQDADGPLAARGEPLLLKPNLLAAHAAREAVTTHPAVVDAALALASDLGARACVADSPGLGSAERVGRACGVAEVCRRHGVPLLDLGAGEGVEVSGPTYRGLVLAREAVEARWLWNLPKWKTHTMMGLTLGVKNLFGCVPGKRKVAAHFRAGRDPRAFARHLLDIEAVLNPRLTVLDGVVAMEGAGPSRGRPVARGLLLASPDAAALDAEATRLSGFDPGDVPTVAESLASGRLEPGRVRVVGDPAEPLRFEPAAGSPCDWPLPRFLKRWVRGALSPAPRFTAAQCTGCGACGVACPAGALRPGTPPELLQELCIRCYCCQELCPKGAVEVPRRRLPGFRSPRGGGRAP; encoded by the coding sequence GTGAGCGCGGGGGGAGAGCCGTCCCGGCACGTACGCGTTGCCCGGGTGCAGTGCGAGGAGTACGCAGCGGCGGGGGAGGCGCTCCGGCGGGCACTGGAGCTGCTGGCGCAGGACGCGGACGGCCCGCTGGCTGCCCGGGGAGAGCCGCTGCTCCTCAAGCCCAACCTGCTGGCCGCCCACGCGGCGCGCGAGGCGGTGACGACCCACCCGGCCGTGGTGGATGCGGCCCTGGCTCTCGCGTCGGACCTGGGGGCCCGGGCCTGCGTGGCCGACTCCCCGGGGCTCGGGTCCGCGGAGCGGGTCGGGCGGGCCTGCGGTGTCGCCGAGGTGTGCCGGCGTCACGGCGTGCCGCTCCTGGATCTGGGGGCAGGAGAGGGGGTGGAGGTGTCCGGGCCCACGTACCGGGGGCTCGTGCTCGCCCGAGAAGCGGTGGAGGCCCGCTGGCTCTGGAACCTGCCCAAGTGGAAGACCCACACCATGATGGGCCTCACCCTGGGGGTGAAGAACCTCTTCGGCTGCGTGCCGGGCAAACGAAAGGTGGCCGCCCACTTCCGGGCGGGAAGGGACCCCCGGGCCTTTGCAAGGCACCTGCTCGACATCGAGGCGGTGCTGAACCCCCGGCTCACGGTGCTCGACGGGGTGGTGGCGATGGAGGGGGCGGGACCGAGCCGGGGACGGCCGGTGGCCCGAGGGCTCCTCCTGGCCTCGCCGGACGCCGCGGCCCTCGACGCCGAGGCGACCCGGCTCTCGGGCTTCGACCCCGGAGACGTCCCCACCGTGGCCGAGAGCCTGGCCTCCGGGCGCCTGGAGCCCGGCCGGGTGCGGGTGGTGGGCGACCCGGCGGAGCCCCTGCGCTTCGAGCCCGCGGCGGGAAGCCCCTGCGACTGGCCCCTGCCCCGGTTCCTCAAGCGGTGGGTGCGGGGGGCGCTCTCTCCGGCGCCCCGCTTCACGGCGGCGCAGTGCACGGGGTGCGGCGCCTGCGGGGTAGCGTGTCCCGCAGGGGCGCTCCGGCCGGGCACGCCCCCCGAGCTCCTCCAGGAGCTGTGCATCCGGTGCTACTGTTGCCAGGAGCTGTGCCCGAAGGGGGCCGTGGAGGTTCCCCGGCGGCGGCTCCCGGGTTTCCGGTCCCCCAGGGGAGGAGGAAGGGCGCCATGA
- a CDS encoding histone deacetylase encodes MNPLKAPHRTGIVFFPAFDWAISPTHPEREERLLYTRDQLFEEGILDVEGIEEFSPQVATEEDIERVHTCFPSTGRVVSPSHLISAGGAITAGRKVLEGTVEKAFALVRPPGHHARRVVHGLRGFCIVNIEAVMIEHLRRHFGPLRVAIVDTDCHHGDGTQDIYWHDPDTLFLSIHQDGRTLYPGTGFPEEFGGPNAYGTTLNLPLPPGTTDEGFLHVIDHCVLPILEDWKPDLIVNSAGQDNHFTDPITDMSITAQGYAALTRKLRPHVAVLEGGYSVQTALPYVNTGILLAMAGLDTGSLVEPDYQADLFHESERTREYVRRLSELMVEKYRNREALREKAFRGRTHHQETRQVFYDGEGITEGQKERVRLCRDCAGVVTLESWVNGRGRLLAVELPRTCCAACREEGVRAFGDAGLGDYALVELRDREVDRIERRSLFEEG; translated from the coding sequence ATGAACCCGCTGAAGGCTCCCCATCGGACCGGCATCGTCTTCTTCCCTGCCTTCGACTGGGCCATCTCCCCCACCCACCCGGAGCGGGAAGAGCGTCTCCTCTACACCCGGGACCAGCTCTTCGAGGAGGGCATCCTGGACGTGGAGGGGATCGAGGAGTTCTCGCCCCAGGTGGCCACCGAAGAGGACATCGAGCGGGTGCACACGTGCTTCCCGTCCACCGGGCGGGTCGTGAGCCCTTCGCACCTCATCTCGGCCGGGGGGGCGATCACGGCGGGCCGCAAGGTTCTGGAGGGCACGGTGGAAAAGGCCTTTGCCCTGGTGCGCCCCCCGGGGCACCACGCGCGCCGGGTGGTCCACGGGCTGCGGGGGTTTTGCATCGTCAACATCGAAGCGGTGATGATCGAGCACCTGCGCCGCCACTTCGGGCCCCTGCGGGTTGCCATCGTCGACACCGATTGCCACCACGGCGACGGCACCCAGGACATCTATTGGCACGACCCCGACACCCTCTTCCTCTCCATCCACCAGGACGGCCGCACCCTCTACCCGGGCACGGGCTTCCCCGAGGAGTTCGGGGGGCCCAACGCCTACGGCACCACCCTGAACCTGCCGCTCCCCCCGGGCACCACCGACGAGGGTTTCCTTCACGTGATCGACCACTGCGTGCTCCCCATCCTGGAGGACTGGAAGCCCGACCTCATCGTCAACTCCGCGGGCCAGGACAACCATTTCACCGACCCCATCACCGACATGTCGATCACAGCCCAGGGCTACGCGGCCCTCACCCGCAAGCTGCGGCCCCACGTGGCGGTGCTCGAAGGGGGGTACTCGGTGCAGACCGCGCTGCCCTACGTCAACACCGGCATCCTCCTGGCCATGGCAGGCCTGGACACGGGCTCCCTCGTGGAGCCCGACTACCAGGCCGACCTGTTCCACGAGAGCGAGCGCACCCGGGAGTACGTGCGGCGCCTCTCCGAGCTCATGGTGGAGAAGTACCGAAACCGCGAGGCCCTGCGGGAGAAGGCCTTCCGGGGGCGCACCCACCACCAGGAGACCCGGCAGGTGTTCTACGACGGGGAGGGCATCACCGAGGGGCAGAAGGAGCGGGTGCGGTTGTGCCGGGACTGCGCGGGGGTCGTGACCCTCGAGAGCTGGGTCAACGGCCGGGGCCGCCTGCTCGCGGTCGAGCTGCCCCGCACCTGCTGTGCGGCGTGCCGCGAGGAGGGGGTGCGGGCGTTCGGAGATGCAGGGCTGGGGGACTACGCGTTGGTCGAGCTGCGGGACCGGGAGGTGGACCGGATCGAGCGCCGGAGCCTCTTCGAGGAGGGGTGA
- a CDS encoding aminotransferase class IV, with translation MPYCFLDGAILPESEARIDPRDRGFLYSDGLFETYRTYRGRSFRLGEHWSRLGASARVLGITPPTVDPAALTARLLEANGLADAVVRVTLTRGCGPPGPRPGPGSPTLLAQVRPLRSGLAELWEQGCSGARLPWPLRARGLPLHSHKTLAYLPTVLALGAVGAGEEPILENTEGHVAEGATTNVFWVRKGCLRTPAEGAGCLPGVARRLVLQEARGMGLPLEEGFFPWGDLAAADEAFLTNSAVEVLPLVRLGEAPVGDARPGPVTRRLQTAYRERVEAEVGG, from the coding sequence TTGCCCTACTGCTTCCTGGATGGCGCGATCCTGCCCGAGTCCGAAGCCCGCATCGACCCCCGCGATCGAGGCTTCCTCTATTCCGACGGGCTCTTCGAGACCTACCGCACGTACCGAGGGCGGTCCTTTCGACTCGGGGAGCACTGGTCCCGGCTGGGGGCGTCGGCCCGCGTTCTGGGGATCACCCCCCCGACCGTCGACCCCGCGGCACTCACGGCCCGGCTCCTGGAAGCCAACGGGCTGGCCGACGCCGTGGTTCGGGTCACCCTCACCCGCGGGTGTGGGCCCCCGGGACCCCGGCCGGGGCCGGGGTCCCCCACGCTCCTGGCCCAGGTCCGCCCCCTTCGGTCCGGGCTCGCCGAGCTCTGGGAGCAGGGGTGCTCCGGGGCGCGGCTCCCCTGGCCCTTGCGGGCGCGGGGCCTGCCTCTACACTCCCACAAGACGCTGGCGTACCTGCCGACCGTGCTGGCCCTGGGTGCCGTGGGCGCCGGGGAGGAGCCGATCCTGGAGAACACCGAGGGGCACGTGGCCGAGGGGGCTACCACCAACGTGTTCTGGGTTCGGAAGGGTTGCCTTCGCACCCCGGCGGAGGGCGCGGGGTGCCTGCCGGGGGTGGCACGGCGCCTCGTGCTGCAGGAGGCTCGGGGGATGGGTCTGCCCCTGGAGGAAGGTTTCTTCCCCTGGGGAGATCTGGCGGCTGCGGACGAGGCGTTCCTGACCAACTCGGCCGTGGAGGTTCTTCCCCTGGTGCGCCTGGGGGAGGCGCCGGTGGGGGACGCCCGCCCGGGTCCCGTGACGCGCCGCCTCCAGACCGCCTACCGGGAGCGGGTGGAGGCCGAGGTGGGGGGGTGA
- a CDS encoding hydantoinase/oxoprolinase family protein: MRGVYVGIDVGGTHTDAVAVEGTRILHKVKVRTTESLKECSLQALRELLEGVSTQEVRRVVLSTTLVTNSVVEGKLEPAGMLVTAGPGMTPGPLLPHEGARVVPGAMDHRGREIVPLDEEAVAGHLDRFHAEGLRVLAVAGKFSVRNPTHELRIAELAGGRFDYVALGHALAGALNFPRRAATAFLAASVWRRHHRFVTSMTEALESYGIRAPLYLLRADGGTQLAGSFRNPAEGSLSGPAASVMGVQALDAVGEDTLAFDVGGTTTDISLYTRGLPLLEPRGATIGPHRTQIRSLYTRSQGAGGDSLVQAQGGRIRVGPQRLGPPASLGGEHPTPTDALVLLGRALGDRARAEQALVPVATALGTGVEECARRVLRTLGREIAAGARAFVEAVNAKPVYTIHELLDGHKVRPVRAVAVGGPARAIAPYVEEALDLPVAVPDHFDVANAVGAALARVNLEVNLVADTALGHLSIPEAGVYRELSGRYSREDARAEAEGALLALAREAGVLDPHAVPEVAEEESFQIVEGFSTVGSVHRLRVQIRPGILGRIA, from the coding sequence ATGAGAGGAGTGTACGTCGGCATCGACGTGGGGGGCACCCATACCGACGCCGTGGCGGTGGAGGGCACCCGAATCCTCCACAAGGTGAAGGTCCGCACCACGGAGAGCCTCAAGGAGTGCAGCCTCCAGGCCCTGAGGGAGCTCCTGGAGGGGGTCTCGACCCAGGAGGTGCGGCGGGTGGTGCTCTCCACCACCCTGGTGACCAACTCCGTCGTGGAGGGCAAGCTGGAGCCCGCCGGGATGCTGGTGACGGCGGGCCCCGGGATGACGCCGGGGCCGCTCCTCCCCCACGAGGGGGCGCGGGTGGTGCCGGGGGCCATGGACCACCGGGGACGGGAGATCGTCCCCCTGGACGAAGAGGCGGTGGCCGGCCACCTGGACCGATTCCATGCCGAGGGTCTGCGGGTACTGGCGGTGGCGGGGAAGTTCTCGGTGCGAAACCCCACCCACGAGCTTCGCATCGCCGAGCTGGCGGGCGGCCGGTTCGACTACGTGGCCCTGGGGCACGCCCTCGCCGGCGCGCTGAACTTTCCCCGGCGCGCGGCCACGGCCTTCCTGGCCGCGTCGGTGTGGCGGCGCCACCACCGGTTCGTCACGTCCATGACCGAGGCCCTGGAGAGCTACGGCATCCGGGCGCCCCTGTATCTGCTGCGTGCCGACGGCGGCACCCAGCTCGCCGGCTCCTTCCGCAACCCCGCCGAGGGCTCCCTCTCGGGCCCGGCGGCGAGCGTGATGGGCGTTCAGGCCCTGGACGCCGTGGGCGAGGACACCCTGGCCTTCGACGTGGGGGGGACCACCACCGACATCTCCCTGTACACCCGGGGTTTGCCCCTCCTGGAGCCCCGGGGCGCCACCATCGGCCCCCATCGCACCCAGATCCGCTCCCTCTACACCCGGTCCCAGGGGGCCGGGGGGGACAGCCTGGTACAGGCGCAGGGGGGCCGCATCCGGGTCGGGCCCCAGCGCCTGGGGCCGCCGGCGTCCCTGGGGGGCGAGCACCCGACCCCTACCGACGCCCTGGTGCTCCTGGGGCGAGCCCTGGGCGACCGCGCCCGGGCAGAGCAGGCCCTGGTCCCCGTGGCTACGGCGCTGGGGACGGGGGTGGAGGAGTGCGCCCGCCGGGTGCTCCGAACCCTGGGGCGTGAAATTGCCGCGGGGGCCCGCGCCTTCGTGGAGGCGGTGAACGCCAAGCCCGTGTACACGATCCACGAGCTCCTGGACGGCCACAAGGTGCGGCCGGTGCGGGCCGTGGCCGTGGGGGGACCGGCCCGCGCCATCGCGCCCTACGTGGAGGAGGCCCTGGATCTGCCCGTGGCCGTGCCCGACCACTTCGACGTGGCCAACGCGGTGGGGGCCGCCCTGGCCCGGGTGAACCTGGAGGTCAACCTGGTGGCCGACACGGCGCTGGGCCACCTCTCCATTCCCGAGGCCGGCGTCTACCGCGAGCTGTCCGGGCGCTACTCCCGGGAAGACGCCCGGGCCGAGGCCGAGGGGGCGCTGCTGGCCCTGGCCCGGGAGGCCGGCGTGCTCGACCCCCACGCCGTGCCCGAGGTCGCCGAGGAGGAGAGCTTCCAGATCGTGGAGGGATTCTCCACCGTCGGCAGCGTCCACCGCCTGCGGGTCCAGATCCGCCCAGGCATCCTCGGCCGGATCGCGTAG